In one Chryseobacterium camelliae genomic region, the following are encoded:
- the prfH gene encoding peptide chain release factor H has protein sequence MEKLIQITSGRGPLECQWVVAKVLKVFLEDAKDNTIDYDIIHRENGDENLTLKSVTLLLKAKDVNEFLSNWLGSICWTGKSTFRKLHKRSNWFIGVFELEGLEKINFNEKDIQFQTTRSQGSGGQNVNKVNTAVRATYIPTGQSVFVQDSRSQLENKKLSITRLKEKVLEQNIVRLQKRMQETWNNHLQVQRGNPVRTFSGTDFKRNYQEKSFKKQRNQLKNELKKYKNDLN, from the coding sequence GTTCTGAAGGTTTTTCTTGAGGATGCAAAAGATAATACAATAGACTACGATATCATCCATCGGGAGAATGGTGATGAAAACCTGACTTTAAAATCTGTAACCCTACTTTTAAAAGCAAAAGATGTAAATGAGTTTTTAAGCAATTGGTTAGGAAGTATTTGCTGGACGGGTAAAAGTACGTTCCGGAAACTGCATAAAAGAAGCAACTGGTTCATCGGTGTTTTTGAGCTGGAAGGTTTGGAGAAAATTAATTTTAATGAAAAAGATATTCAGTTTCAGACGACGAGAAGTCAGGGAAGTGGCGGGCAAAACGTAAATAAAGTGAACACGGCTGTTCGTGCTACTTATATTCCGACAGGACAAAGTGTTTTCGTACAGGACTCCCGTTCGCAACTGGAAAATAAGAAGCTTTCCATTACAAGATTGAAAGAAAAAGTATTGGAACAGAATATTGTTCGGCTTCAGAAAAGAATGCAGGAAACCTGGAACAATCATTTGCAGGTGCAGAGAGGAAATCCGGTCCGTACATTTTCCGGAACTGATTTTAAAAGGAATTATCAGGAAAAATCTTTCAAAAAGCAAAGAAACCAGCTGAAAAATGAATTAAAAAAATACAAAAATGACCTTAACTAA